The following proteins come from a genomic window of Salvia hispanica cultivar TCC Black 2014 chromosome 4, UniMelb_Shisp_WGS_1.0, whole genome shotgun sequence:
- the LOC125220985 gene encoding E3 ubiquitin-protein ligase DZIP3-like: MDSGKFREGVDVGWPKKQRLNYAGDYSGSSGGSHDLPEDVPEEPIPNLTPPSFARRTRPIGQRRAQRAARGVAQGPGGLVGIPPIGKSAAELAFYARQQTVKQMHKIFYEWKEATDPEEKKFLHSMLESMWVDLDTFAAQLGGSGAGSDAGGAAGGSGDGGEDGGDGDEEQSGAVAREFRQDECIRVLAECTHIFHMACINKWLEHHANCPLCRAIAVHPPFPSASLPPVIDSL; the protein is encoded by the exons ATGGATTCCGGCAAGTTCCGGGAAGGTGTCGATGTTGgctggccgaagaagcagcggCTGAACTATGCCGGTGATtacagcggcagcagcggcggttcccacgacctccccgaGGATGTTCCAGAAGAGCC tataccaaacctaacaccTCCATCCTTCGCTCGCCGCACTCGCCCGATTGGTCAGAGGAGGGCGCAACGGGCAGCCAGGGGAGTCGCCCAGGGTCCAGGAGGTCTAGTCGGCATCCCCCCCATTGGCAAGTCAGCAGCCGAGCTCGCCTTCTACGCGCGTCAACAAACGGTTAAACAGATGCACAAGATCTTCTACGAATGGAAGGAGGCAACTGACCCCGAGGAGAAGAAGTTTCTTCACTCAATGCTCGAGAGTATGTGGGTCGATTTGGATACCTTCGCGGCACAGTTGGGGGGATCAGGTGCGGGCTCAGATGCCGGGGGTGCTGCCGGTGGCAGCGGGGATGGCGGTGAGGACGGCGGTGACGGCGACGAGGAgcagagtggggcggtggctc GTGAATTCAGACAGGACGAATGTATCCGCGTACTGGCTGAATGCACCCATATATTTCACATGGCGTGCATTAATAAATGGCTCGAGCACCATGCAAATTGCCCGTTGTGTCGAGCCATTGCAGTTCATCCGCCGTTTCCTAGTGCAAGTTTGCCGCCGGTGATTGATAGCTTGTAG
- the LOC125218303 gene encoding dof zinc finger protein DOF5.1-like — MVFSSIPAYLDPSHWNQQHNHQIIGSSSANPLVPPPPPPPPQPHGGGGSIRPGSMAERARMANIPMPETSLKCPRCESTNTKFCYFNNYSLSQPRHFCKTCRRYWTRGGALRNVPVGGGCRRNKRSKSSSSKSPASSERQPNNPSTTSTASTNSATSNMLGLTPPLPPLRFMSPLGQFTDNFTADMGINNYSGIAASTAGTSEMNFHGGGGGGVASLLSGEGGEPWRMQQVQQFPFLGGLDASSQGFYQFHGGEPGFLGGGEERPKLSSPMLTQRQPPVKMEDNSEHNLNRQILGGNEQWNATPAANWSDLSNFSSSSTRNPL, encoded by the exons ATggttttttcttcaattcctGCTTATCTTGATCCATCCCACTGGAATCAG CAACACAATCATCAAATAATTGGAAGCAGCAGCGCCAACCCTCTGGTcccaccaccgccgccccCTCCGCCTCAGCCGCATGGAGGAGGGGGCTCGATCCGGCCGGGCTCGATGGCGGAGCGAGCTCGAATGGCCAACATACCGATGCCGGAAACATCCCTGAAATGCCCTCGCTGCGAATCCACAAACACAAAGTTCTGTTACTTCAACAACTACAGCCTCTCGCAGCCGCGCCACTTCTGCAAGACCTGCCGCCGCTACTGGACCCGCGGCGGCGCTCTTCGCAACGTCCCCGTCGGCGGCGGCTGCCGGAGAAACAAACGCAGCAAGTCCTCCAGCTCCAAATCCCCAGCCAGCAGCGAGAGGCAGCCCAACAACCCAAGCACCACAAGCACCGCCTCCACCAACAGCGCCACCTCTAATATGTTAGGCCTAACGCCGCCGCTTCCGCCTCTCCGCTTCATGTCCCCTCTAGGCCAGTTCACCGACAACTTCACCGCCGATATGGGGATAAACAATTACAGCGGAATAGCAGCTTCCACAGCCGGAACAAGCGAGATGAATTtccacggcggcggcggcggtggagtAGCCTCGCTTTTATCAGGTGAAGGCGGCGAGCCGTGGCGGATGCAGCAGGTTCAgcaatttccctttttggggGGTCTGGATGCATCATCCCAAGGGTTCTACCAGTTCCATGGCGGCGAACCGGGGTTTCTAGGAGGCGGCGAGGAGAGGCCGAAACTGTCTAGCCCAATGCTAACTCAGCGGCAGCCGCCGGTGAAAATGGAGGACAATTCAGAGCATAACCTAAATAGGCAAATATTGGGCGGAAATGAGCAGTGGAATGCCACGCCGGCGGCTAATTGGAGTGACCTTTCCAACTTCAGCTCTTCTTCTACAAGAAATCCGTTGTAG